In one window of Camelina sativa cultivar DH55 chromosome 15, Cs, whole genome shotgun sequence DNA:
- the LOC104744900 gene encoding ankyrin repeat and SAM domain-containing protein 6-like → MYADKLEAESGGTRKVVKDRINGGSSGDISTRLRQVTGKRQRQDDKWEHDLFSSEKPQLSNRRVDPRDLRLKLQKRQHGSQSGREAGSGVRDLREKLSGTMNQPKNSDPPKSKVEAARPSMKSVATETETRKTSNQATRKKSQQADASVDSFLESLGLEKYSTAFQVEEVDMDALMHMTDDDLKAMLIPMGPRKKILLALGSKR, encoded by the exons atgTATGCTGATAAATTGGAGGCTGAGTCTGGTGGTACCAGGAAGGTGGTTAAGGATCGTATCAATGGTGGTTCTTCTGGCGATATCTCTACTCGCCTCCGACAAGTCACTGGCAAAAG GCAAAGGCAGGATGACAAATGGGAGCATGATCTTTTCAGTAGTGAAAAACCTCAACTTTCAA ATCGCAGAGTTGATCCTAGAGATCTTCGTTTGAAGCTCCAAAAGAGACAGCATGGGTCTCAAAGTGGGCGAGAAGCCGGTTCAGGCGTGCGGGATTTACGGGAAAAGCTTTCTGGGACAATGAATCAACCAAAAAACAGTGACCCGCCAAAATCTAAAGTGGAGGCTGCTAGACCAAGCATGAAGAGCGTAGCGACTGAAACAGAGACTAGAAAAACTTCCAATCAAGCTACCAGGAAGAAATCACAGCAG gcTGATGCATCGGTTGATAGCTTTCTGGAGTCATTGGGTCTCGAGAAATATTCAACTGCTTTTCAAGTTGAAGAA GTTGATATGGATGCTCTCATGCATATGACAGATGATGACCTCAAGGCTATGCTCATACCAATG GGTCCGAGGAAGAAGATACTTCTTGCTTTGGGATCTAAACGCTAA
- the LOC104744899 gene encoding GPI transamidase component PIG-S-like: MEETSDRLNPTTDTSGVTPEFDPKTMRSTKPGLKRLFITTSVLFSFLLGVPFLWKSVEIYRSPLPFHDIDSLSDQIESTPLRFPCNLHAVFVGFESKDPDNLRSQIQDGINQLTHQSSQCGSCNVSISVTVQNLAEQCLETLAHNPSTCSYRCGVIIRNEFGVGLDDTVDESLNDVFSGCSENSGKTYSVVVVNKENANGEDEVIKAVVGKRRHAWVVGSGLEERYGDIVARVSEIFVKVFMNGGRDEESIHGEFMPVGSDGKIVLSFSLLNSNPRDWVYDWDFQRIDDALLAPVTKALAPIANISVESQVLYHTPKSSFSSWDEKLQSYIFRTSDLPFFVNSNEWHLDTSAGASGRSKILQFVVYIPSGKECPLLLQLPNGEISKTNGFISPMWGGVIVWNPESCDKDSESPIRNTISPQDLEQIVEIFLGQFRQLFGFKSEAIYTSGLGTYKILPSERGFTEWELDVLSRKHTCFNLHSCSTTLGSLSRLVRSLPRMIIKDEIGEQVKYSLKAAKLAQSNASLGGYSSSASSSREARSLAENAFFHPSIMSVSYFSYEHCFAVYSPFFLPVVGHIVLAAFREWKRYRQEKAKYLTWLTRKKTA; this comes from the exons ATGGAAGAAACCTCCGATCGTCTAAATCCGACGACAGACACTTCGGGAGTCACGCCGGAGTTTGATCCGAAGACTATGCGTTCCACAAAACCTGGATTGAAGCGTCTCTTCATCACCACCTCTGTGCTTTTTTCATTCCTTTTAG GTGTACCGTTTCTTTGGAAGTCAGTTGAAATATATCGCTCTCCGTTACCGTTCCACGACATAGACTCACTCTCCGATCAAATTGAGTCGACGCCTTTGCGATTCCCTTGCAATCTCCACGCCGTATTCGTTGGTTTCGAATCGAAGGATCCGGATAACTTAAGATCTCAGATACAAGATGGTATAAATCAGTTGACTCATCAAAGTTCACAATGTGGTTCTTGCAATGTCTCCATCTCTGTCACCGTTCAAAACCTAGCTGAGCAGTGCTTAGAAACACTTGCTCACAATCCTTCCACGTGCTCTTATCGTTGTGGAGTGATCATAAGAAATGAGTTTGGTGTTGGATTGGATGATACTGTGGATGAGTCACTGAATGATGTGTTTAGTGGATGTTCTGAGAACAGTGGGAAAACGTACAGTGTTGTTGTGGTGAATAAAGAGAATGCCAATGGTGAAGATGAGGTAATAAAGGCTGTGGTGGGAAAGAGAAGGCATGCGTGGGTTGTGGGGAGTGGATTAGAAGAGAGATATGGTGACATTGTGGCTAGAgtttctgagatttttgttAAAGTGTTTATGAATGGTGGAAGAGATGAAGAGTCAATCCATGGGGAGTTTATGCCTGTGGGATCAGATGGGAAGATTGTTCTTTCCTTCAGTCTATTAAATTCCAATCCACGTGATTGGGTCTACGATTG GGACTTTCAGAGGATAGACGACGCATTGTTGGCTCCGGTGACTAAGGCCTTAGCACCTATAGCTAATATAAGTGTCGAAAGTCAG GTTTTGTATCATACACCGAAGTCTTCGTTTTCATCTTGGGATGAAAAACTTCAGAGCTACATCTTTAGGACCAGTGATCTTCCCTTTTTC GTGAATTCGAACGAATGGCACTTGGATACTTCTGCTGGAGCCAGTGGACGGTCTAAAATACTGCAATTTGTGGT ATATATTCCATCTGGAAAAGAGTGCCCTCTTCTTCTACAGTTGCCAAATGGGGAGATATCTAAAACAAATGGCTTCATATCTCCG ATGTGGGGCGGTGTTATTGTGTGGAACCCGGAAAGTTGTGATAAGGATTCTGAAAGCCCTATTAGGAACACGATATCGCCTCAG GATCTCGAGCAGATTGTTGAAATTTTCTTGGGACAATTTCGACAACTATTTGGCTTTAAGTCTGAAGCCATTTATACCAGTGGATTAGGCACTTACAAGATTTTGCCTAGTGAAAGAGGCTTCACAGAGTG GGAATTGGATGTCTTGTCACGGAAGCACACATGCTTCAATCTCCATTCTTGTTCAACAACCCTCGGTTCTCTCTCTAGATTG GTTCGGTCACTCCCTAGGATGATTATCAAGGATGAAATTGGAGAACAA GTGAAATATTCTCTGAAAGCAGCAAAGTTGGCTCAGTCTAATGCTTCTTTGGGAGGATACAGTTCTTCAGCCA GTTCATCCAGGGAAGCAAGGTCCCTAGCCGAGAATGCCTTCTTCCATCCGTCTATCATGTCCGTCAGCTACTTCTCTTATGAACATTGCTTTGCAGTGTACTCG CCATTCTTCCTGCCCGTGGTAGGACACATTGTCCTTGCAGCATTTCGAGAATGGAAGAGATACAGACAAGAGAAGGCAAAGTACTTGACATGGCTAACCAGAAAGAAGACAGCATAG
- the LOC104744901 gene encoding uncharacterized protein LOC104744901, with amino-acid sequence MIQLLFLVLFAEGAIAFLLLVKVGPLRELVMKSLDQLKLGKAPATVKTIAGTMFVNFLSNLMNIIKIQNKGAKLGTMSPMDQVLWRTHLLEASLMGVVLFFGFIIDRTHHYLGKLITLRSNDGSSKGELDQLRKERTELKEKEEKASKEIKQLKEKLSCVLENLKKAENEAKEKETKLETAEAHVTALQKQSSELLLEYDRLLEDNQNLQTQILAGTKKP; translated from the exons ATGATTCAGTTACTATTCCTGGTTCTGTTCGCAGAAGGTGCGATTGCTTTCTTACTACTGGTAAAGGTTGGTCCTTTAAGGGAGCTTGTAATGAAGAGCTTAGACCAGCTTAAATTGGGGAAAGCTCCAGCTACTGTGAAAACCATCGCCGGAACCATGTTTGTGAACTTCCTCTCGAATCTCATGAATATAATCAAGATCCAGAACAAGGGTGCGAAACTCGGGACAATGTCTCCTATGGATCAAGTCCTCTGGAGAACACACTTGCTCGAGGCTTCTCTTATGG GTGTAGTGCTCTTTTTCGGCTTCATTATTGACAGGACACATCATTACCTCGGAAAGCTAATCACTTTGAGAAGCAATGACGGGTCATCGAAAGGAGAACTCGATCAACTTAGGAAGGAGAGAACTGAactgaaagagaaagaagagaaggcaTCAAAGGAAATCAAGCAGCTGAAAGAGAAACTGTCATGTGTATTAGAGAATCTGAAGAAAGCAGAGAATGAAgccaaagagaaagaaacgaaGCTCGAAACAGCTGAAGCTCATGTTACAGCTCTTCAAAAGCAGTCTTCAGAGCTATTGTTGGAGTATGACAGATTGCTTGAAGACAACCAGAATCTCCAAACGCAGATATTGGCTGGAACCAAAAAACCCTGA
- the LOC104744902 gene encoding RPM1-interacting protein 4-like encodes MANRPHVPKFGDWSNQDQPFTVVFDNARTNKRQDLYESIEKPETKPQEQAPPPPQPARRNQRPEPPKPVKEDTPRAPTPADKNNRVRAPPADQLYGGGGLYGSGGGGGSGHKAGNGGGGGLYGGYGGPAANQRQPPAPRPAPPRQNNRGGNNGRGATTIPPFPGSVGAGENMSYTHIFDQVKEERKEAGRSYGGTAGNTPSRPINGQRESPAPSSSSSKVCCFPWGRKGTKY; translated from the exons ATGGCA AACCGTCCACACGTTCCAAAGTTCGGGGACTGGAGCAACCAAGACCAACCATTCACGGTCGTCTTTGACAATGCAAGAACAAACAAACGACAAGACTTGTACGAATCTATTGAGAAACCAGAGACCAAACCTCAAGaacaagctcctcctcctcctcagcctGCTCGCAGAAATCAAAGACCAGAACCACCAAAACCGGTTAAGGAGGACACACCGAGAGCACCTACACCAGCCGATAAAAACAACAGAGTCAGAGCTCCCCCGGCGGATCAACTATACGGAGGCGGGGGACTCTACGGAAGCGGAGGAGGGGGCGGAAGCGGACACAAGGCCGGAAATGGAGGCGGAGGTGGACTATATGGAGGTTATGGAGGTCCAGCCGCAAACCAGCGGCAGCCACCAGCTCCTCGTCCAGCGCCGCCTAGACAAAACAATAGAGGCGGCAACAACGGAAGG GGAGCGACAACAATACCGCCATTCCCAGGATCAGTGGGTGCAGGGGAGAACATGAGTTACACACACATTTTCGACCAagtcaaagaagagagaaaagaagctGGCAGATCATACGGTGGAACAGCCGGCAACACGCCTTCTCGTCCCATCAACGGTCAACGTGAATCTCCCGCACCATCCAGTTCCTCCTCCAAG GTCTGCTGCTTTCCATGGGGCCGAAAGGGAACCAAATATTGA
- the LOC104744904 gene encoding E3 ubiquitin-protein ligase RNF4-like, with product MTSRVVRTNMRLRRRDDVNGTQSEHQGDQQGDEQSSTVVPEIVPAPPLIVIDAMEDDDDVVESTASAFALARIKSRGARRGPVVVDVDSGTNTRSTRRRSDQTSADSAELNKPRKSMAVAPVEEPKFNCPICISPFTEEVSTKCGHIFCKGCIKNAISVQAKCPTCRKKVTAKDLIRVFLPTMK from the exons ATGACTTCTCGGGTGGTGAGAACAAATATGAGACTTCGAAGGAGGGATGATGTGAATGGGACTCAAAGCGAACACCAGGGAGATCAACAAGGGGATGAACAATCTTCAACTGTGGTGCCGGAGATTGTGCCTGCTCCTCCTCTGATCGTTATAGATGccatggaagatgatgatgatgttgttgaatCAACTGCATCTGCTTTTGCTCTG GCTAGAATCAAATCAAGAGGCGCACGTAGAGGTCCCGTAGTTGTTGATGTAGACTCAG GTACCAATACTAGATCCACAAGGCGTCGCTCTGATCAAACTAGTGCTGACTCGGCTGAGCTTAACAAGCCG AGAAAGTCCATGGCTGTGGCTCCTGTAGAGGAACCAAAATTTAACTGCCCAATATGTATCTCTCCATTTACTGAGGAGGTGTCAACAAAGTGTGGTCATATCTTCTGCAAAGGGTGCATAAAGAATGCGATATCTGTCCAAGCTAAATGCCCGACATGTAGGAAAAAAGTCACTGCTAAGGACCTTATCAGGGTATTCCTTCCAACCATGAAATGA